One part of the Quercus lobata isolate SW786 chromosome 7, ValleyOak3.0 Primary Assembly, whole genome shotgun sequence genome encodes these proteins:
- the LOC115953973 gene encoding TMV resistance protein N-like, whose protein sequence is MALLTFERASSSSSTSQWNYDVFLNFRAEDTRYGFISHLYKALCGNGFNTFIDDNVQRGEEISTELLRTIELSMISIVVLSEDYASSTWCLDELVKILECRTNGQLVLPVFYKVDPSEIRKQERKFGAALAKHEEKFKDKICRVQRWKEALKEVGSLSGWHYENSCPESKFIQEIIERIWTVELNRTRLFVAKYPIGVNSRAKAIELLLDVESNDVRMVGIHGLGGIGKTTIAKAVYNRIVDHFEGSCFLEDVRETSRTKNGIIQLQEKLLSTILRDRHLKVDSVPQGINLIMKRLRNKRVLLILDDVDKSKHIENLLEKCDWFALGSRVIITTRDKHLLTTLGKVYATYEVEELDIDEALELFSQYAFHGNKPEEDYSELASQVIHYAKGLPLALAIIGSDLCGRTIIEWKSALDKYNKIPNEDIQEILKVGYDGLEESE, encoded by the exons ATGGCTTTGCTGACCTTCGAAAGagcctcctcttcttcttccacttCCCAGTGGAACTATGATGTCTTCTTGAACTTTAGAGCTGAAGATACCCGCTATGGTTTTATAAGCCATTTATATAAAGCATTGTGTGGCAATGGCTTTAACACCTTCATTGATGATAACGTTCAGAGAGGAGAAGAAATTTCAACTGAGCTTCTCAGAACCATTGAATTGTCAATGATTTCGATTGTGGTATTGTCTGAAGACTATGCATCTTCTACTTGGTGCTTGGATGAACTCGTTAAGATTCTTGAGTGTAGGACAAACGGCCAATTGGTTTTACCAGTGTTTTACAAAGTGGATCCATCAGAAATACGTAAACAAGAGAGGAAATTTGGAGCAGCACTGGctaaacatgaagaaaaattcaaggATAAGATTTGCAGGGTGCAGAGGTGGAAGGAGGCTCTAAAAGAAGTCGGTAGTTTGTCTGGATGGCATTATGAGAATAG CTGCCCTGAATCTAAATTTATCCAGGAAATTATTGAAAGGATATGGACAGTCGAATTAAATCGCACGCGATTATTTGTTGCTAAATACCCAATTGGAGTAAATTCTCGTGCAAAGGCCATAGAATTGCTATTAGATGTTGAGTCAAATGATGTTCGAATGGTAGGGATTCATGGACTTGGGGGAATAGGTAAGACTACAATTGCAAAAGCTGTTTATAATAGAATTGTTGATCATTTTGAAGGAAGTTGCTTTCTAGAGGATGTCAGAGAAACATCAAGAACAAAGAATGGTATAATCCAACTACAAGAGAAACTTCTTTCTACGATCTTGCGGGATAGGCATTTGAAGGTAGATAGTGTACCCCAAGGAATAAATTTGATAATGAAAAGGCTTCGCAATAAAAGGGttcttttaattcttgatgatgtggataaatcaaaacatatagaaaatttGCTTGAAAAATGTGATTGGTTTGCTTTGGGAAGTAGAGTCATTATAACAACAAGAGATAAACACTTGCTAACTACTCTTGGAAAAGTTTATGCAACTTACGAGGTCGAGGAATTAGATATTGATGAAGCTCTTGAACTCTTTAGTCAATATGCCTTTCATGGAAACAAACCCGAGGAAGATTATTCTGAACTTGCAAGCCAAGTTATACATTATGCCAAAGGCCTACCCTTAGCTCTAGCAATAATAGGTTCTGATTTGTGTGGAAGAACTATAATTGAGTGGAAAAGTGCATTAGATAAGTATAACAAAATTCCCAATGAAGACATTCAAGAAATACTTAAAGTAGGATATGATGGATTGGAAGAAAGTGAATAA